The Nitrospirales bacterium genome includes a window with the following:
- a CDS encoding TIGR00730 family Rossman fold protein: MEHEKDHRPHLSPPNEWPAYRRPDQDIEFLTRDELRAVRLQLDWLKPELLQQEEHIASTIVVFGSARLPEPQAAQAQLTAAKSAHETQANEHTRRRLIIAQNQMHLSRYYDEAREFSRLVSSTCQIQGQCEYVVVTGGGPGIMEAGNRGAFDVGAKSVGLNIALPHEQHPNPYITPSLCFQFHYFAIRKMHFLNRAKALVAFPGGFGTLDELFETLTLLQTNVISGVSIILMGQEFWEKLINWPMFVDSGLISPQDLELFHYAESAQEAWDTILRDHPERPVP, encoded by the coding sequence ATGGAGCACGAGAAAGACCATCGCCCTCATCTGTCTCCTCCGAATGAATGGCCGGCCTATCGCAGACCGGATCAAGATATCGAATTTCTCACCAGGGATGAATTACGCGCAGTACGACTTCAACTGGATTGGTTAAAGCCGGAGCTCCTTCAGCAGGAAGAACACATCGCCTCAACCATCGTCGTCTTCGGCAGCGCCCGTCTACCAGAACCTCAAGCCGCTCAAGCTCAACTCACTGCGGCCAAGTCAGCCCATGAAACACAGGCGAATGAACACACCAGACGCCGACTCATCATCGCTCAAAATCAAATGCATCTCTCACGGTACTATGATGAAGCCCGAGAGTTTAGCCGCCTGGTCTCATCCACCTGCCAAATCCAAGGACAATGCGAATATGTCGTCGTCACGGGCGGGGGGCCAGGAATCATGGAAGCGGGAAACCGCGGAGCCTTTGATGTGGGTGCCAAGTCCGTAGGGTTGAATATCGCGCTTCCACATGAGCAACACCCCAATCCCTATATTACCCCCTCGCTCTGCTTTCAGTTTCACTACTTTGCCATTCGAAAAATGCATTTTCTGAATCGTGCAAAAGCCCTCGTCGCCTTCCCGGGCGGGTTTGGCACACTGGATGAGCTCTTCGAGACCTTGACCCTGCTTCAGACCAACGTCATCTCAGGGGTCAGTATTATTCTCATGGGGCAAGAGTTTTGGGAGAAACTGATCAACTGGCCGATGTTCGTCGACTCCGGGCTCATTAGCCCCCAGGATCTTGAATTGTTTCATTACGCCGAGTCCGCTCAAGAGGCCTGGGATACGATTCTCCGTGACCACCCTGAAAGGCCCGTGCCGTGA
- a CDS encoding gas vesicle protein GvpG, with product MREFTCCSVGLLLLALSGCSSPGGSAALGVLGGAAVGAGGYEYNLKTQKDRIDQDLKDGKIDQKEYDIRKDQIERDSLIQ from the coding sequence ATGCGTGAGTTCACATGCTGCTCTGTTGGATTGCTCCTGCTCGCCTTGTCTGGTTGCTCGAGCCCAGGGGGAAGTGCCGCGTTAGGTGTACTCGGGGGAGCGGCTGTCGGCGCGGGCGGGTATGAGTACAATCTGAAAACCCAAAAAGACCGGATCGACCAAGATCTCAAGGATGGCAAAATCGATCAGAAAGAGTACGATATCCGTAAAGACCAGATCGAGAGAGATTCACTCATACAATAA
- a CDS encoding alpha/beta hydrolase: MAYQLRVMVGLLVACSLVSGPEVFAQGLEKLTPEKILALQGNVLKQEVKFPVHLSDGEEFLMAGFFYFHVEHVSACLSLTEPQQVGPCLFELNVGDKPVQTLVHGMTYNHRYWDVERINGRLYSYARYMAENDFVVLGLDLLGSGQSDVPGGDRLTLDESSLTIAQVLESLKSGQNPMHHAFGKVILTGHSLGSILSVATLGTFPHVADALIVTAWAFAPHVVLSPDLIEAIFQNPYVRIPSQIREDLFYFLPKADPDVVEFDQRYLADQTPRGIFAQGLPLLEAMARGTADDVKFIKAFSGSNRIRVPVFIQLGEFDVIAPARLAGQEASFYPNARTVQVHTLPNIGHAFNLHEKNRKGWKQVKRWLESLPD; the protein is encoded by the coding sequence ATGGCGTATCAATTACGTGTGATGGTTGGGCTCTTAGTGGCGTGCAGCCTGGTGTCTGGTCCGGAGGTCTTTGCGCAAGGTTTAGAAAAGCTGACTCCAGAGAAGATCTTAGCCTTACAGGGAAATGTGTTGAAACAAGAAGTGAAGTTTCCGGTGCATTTGTCAGATGGCGAGGAATTTCTGATGGCCGGGTTTTTCTATTTTCACGTTGAGCATGTGTCTGCCTGTCTGTCTTTGACGGAACCTCAACAGGTTGGACCCTGTCTCTTTGAGTTGAACGTAGGAGACAAGCCTGTACAAACCCTGGTTCATGGCATGACGTATAACCATCGATATTGGGATGTGGAACGTATAAACGGTCGGTTGTATTCGTATGCGCGGTATATGGCCGAAAATGATTTTGTGGTCTTAGGCCTCGATTTGCTCGGGAGCGGTCAGTCTGATGTGCCTGGTGGAGATAGGCTGACTCTTGATGAGTCATCGTTGACGATCGCCCAGGTCCTTGAGAGTCTGAAGTCAGGACAGAATCCCATGCATCACGCCTTTGGAAAAGTGATCCTGACCGGTCACTCTCTGGGATCCATTCTGAGTGTGGCGACATTGGGAACATTTCCTCATGTGGCGGATGCCTTGATCGTGACCGCCTGGGCCTTCGCACCGCATGTAGTCCTGTCGCCGGACCTTATCGAGGCCATCTTCCAGAATCCCTACGTCCGAATCCCATCTCAGATTCGAGAAGACTTGTTCTATTTTTTACCGAAGGCTGATCCGGATGTCGTGGAGTTTGATCAACGCTATCTTGCTGACCAAACGCCACGGGGCATTTTTGCCCAAGGCCTTCCGTTACTCGAAGCGATGGCTCGAGGCACGGCTGACGATGTGAAATTTATCAAGGCGTTCTCCGGGTCGAATAGGATACGGGTTCCGGTGTTCATTCAGTTGGGTGAATTTGATGTGATCGCGCCCGCACGACTTGCTGGTCAAGAGGCCAGTTTTTATCCAAACGCGAGAACCGTACAAGTGCATACTCTGCCCAACATCGGGCATGCGTTTAATTTACACGAAAAGAATCGAAAAGGCTGGAAACAAGTCAAACGATGGCTGGAAAGTCTTCCTGACTGA
- a CDS encoding formylglycine-generating enzyme family protein, whose product MTTTSAMSTAQIPPELTPHLRHIASLAQTSPVVRIPAGWFLMGTDRRDADAFNVDTQYDDTEFPQRRIWLDEFEIDQYEVTLGEFLAFLYRENRTISRELQELIWHLIDVHFIPDQVLAPWPALYVTWEEADAFCQSQGKHLPTEAQWEKTARGLTGQVFPWGREPPSDSVVVFGAYHVHQIPLVATIDSYPEGRSPFQAYHMAGNVAEWVQDWFGSDYYPTMPERNPTGPKNGRYKSVRGGSWKSKPIMLRTATRGGAFPNQREATIGFRCARS is encoded by the coding sequence GTGACCACTACATCAGCCATGTCGACAGCTCAGATCCCTCCGGAGTTGACTCCGCACTTACGTCACATCGCGAGCCTTGCTCAGACTTCGCCGGTCGTGAGAATTCCGGCTGGGTGGTTTCTCATGGGTACCGACAGGCGTGATGCCGACGCGTTCAACGTTGATACGCAATACGACGACACAGAGTTTCCTCAACGCAGGATCTGGCTTGACGAATTTGAGATTGATCAATATGAAGTCACTCTCGGCGAGTTTTTGGCGTTCTTATACCGGGAAAACCGGACTATTTCTCGGGAATTACAAGAATTGATCTGGCACCTGATTGATGTCCACTTCATCCCGGATCAAGTTTTAGCTCCGTGGCCAGCGCTCTATGTCACGTGGGAAGAAGCCGATGCCTTTTGCCAGTCACAAGGTAAACACCTTCCCACAGAAGCACAGTGGGAAAAAACGGCTCGTGGATTAACGGGACAAGTCTTCCCCTGGGGACGGGAACCTCCGAGCGACTCGGTTGTTGTCTTTGGAGCCTATCACGTCCACCAAATTCCTCTTGTCGCTACGATCGATAGTTACCCTGAAGGGCGCAGCCCTTTTCAGGCGTACCATATGGCAGGCAATGTAGCCGAATGGGTACAAGATTGGTTTGGATCAGACTATTACCCAACGATGCCGGAGCGAAACCCCACAGGCCCCAAGAATGGACGCTACAAGAGTGTGCGAGGTGGGTCGTGGAAGAGTAAACCCATCATGTTGCGAACAGCGACTCGCGGAGGCGCATTTCCCAACCAACGAGAGGCCACGATCGGATTTCGATGCGCGCGCTCGTAG
- a CDS encoding class I SAM-dependent methyltransferase — MITTRSAFTRRTIEAYEQHQSRFLRQWNTGTYKIPPHMKVWMSHLSKDGVLLDLGCGAGQDARYLRRQGFSVYGVDLTWSFLQAANKRDPRLPLVQADMWRLPFLAQTFDGIWAAASVIHLSKVSAGDVFKKLWALTKPGGWLAITVMYGRQAGVLEDQWIPGRYLAKWFKAELSQTVKAEKWEVISLDRVENQERKGAWLNLLAKRPC; from the coding sequence ATGATAACGACTCGATCAGCTTTCACTCGCCGGACTATTGAGGCTTACGAACAGCATCAATCGCGCTTTCTTCGGCAGTGGAATACCGGAACATACAAGATTCCTCCTCACATGAAGGTATGGATGAGCCATTTGTCCAAGGATGGCGTTCTCTTAGACCTCGGATGCGGAGCGGGGCAAGACGCTCGTTATCTACGCCGGCAAGGATTTTCCGTCTATGGAGTCGATCTCACCTGGTCGTTCTTGCAAGCGGCGAACAAGCGGGATCCTCGTTTACCACTCGTTCAAGCAGACATGTGGCGTCTGCCATTTCTGGCACAGACGTTTGATGGTATTTGGGCTGCGGCCTCGGTGATTCACCTCTCGAAGGTCTCTGCTGGCGATGTGTTTAAAAAGCTATGGGCTCTTACAAAACCCGGAGGCTGGCTGGCTATCACGGTGATGTATGGCCGTCAGGCAGGAGTGCTTGAAGACCAATGGATTCCAGGTCGCTATCTGGCCAAGTGGTTCAAGGCTGAGTTGAGTCAAACGGTCAAAGCCGAAAAATGGGAGGTGATCTCTCTGGATCGTGTCGAAAATCAAGAACGGAAGGGGGCTTGGCTCAATCTCTTGGCCAAACGTCCATGCTAA
- a CDS encoding VOC family protein, which produces MKVTEIAFTGYPITNLPRARKFYEEVLGLSPSWVNGTDEQGWVEYQIGSSVLAITNMAQEWTPSANGPSAALEMEDFGQTMQELRANGTTMLIEPFETPVCHMAVIADPDGNSLIIHKRKS; this is translated from the coding sequence ATGAAAGTAACGGAAATTGCATTCACGGGTTATCCTATCACGAATCTTCCACGAGCGAGAAAGTTTTATGAGGAAGTTTTAGGGCTATCCCCATCTTGGGTCAATGGGACAGACGAGCAAGGTTGGGTCGAATATCAAATTGGATCGAGTGTCCTGGCGATCACCAATATGGCTCAGGAGTGGACGCCGTCGGCTAACGGTCCGTCGGCGGCTTTGGAGATGGAGGACTTTGGTCAGACGATGCAAGAGTTACGAGCGAACGGGACCACAATGCTCATCGAGCCATTCGAAACGCCCGTCTGTCACATGGCTGTCATCGCTGATCCCGACGGCAACAGCCTCATCATTCATAAACGAAAATCATAA
- the mtgA gene encoding monofunctional biosynthetic peptidoglycan transglycosylase, which produces MLLYLLAELFTIPFFSIVRLKAQTPVRTAMMQQRLDEARSDGQPLRIEQHWVPLSRVPKHVRQAIVVSEDGTFYSHSGVDWHEVWESVKVNVKRQRIVRGASTITQQVAKNLYLSSAKTPMRKFKELIITFLLESSLSKQRILEIYLNIIEWGRGVFGIEAASRKYFGTSVKGLTRDQAARLAAVLPNPLRYRPDSNSKYVIEKKRLVLRRMAARGR; this is translated from the coding sequence ATGCTTCTTTATCTCCTCGCTGAACTCTTCACGATTCCTTTTTTTAGCATCGTACGATTGAAGGCTCAAACTCCTGTGAGAACAGCGATGATGCAGCAACGACTCGATGAAGCGCGGTCTGACGGTCAACCACTCAGGATCGAGCAACATTGGGTGCCTCTCTCCCGAGTGCCAAAACATGTACGTCAAGCCATCGTCGTATCTGAAGATGGCACGTTTTATTCCCATTCCGGCGTCGATTGGCATGAGGTTTGGGAGTCAGTTAAGGTGAACGTGAAGCGCCAGCGAATCGTAAGGGGAGCGAGTACCATTACCCAGCAGGTTGCCAAAAACCTGTATCTTTCGTCGGCCAAAACACCGATGCGAAAGTTCAAAGAATTGATCATTACATTCCTGTTGGAGTCCTCCCTCAGTAAACAGCGAATATTGGAGATCTATCTCAATATCATCGAATGGGGAAGAGGCGTTTTCGGGATTGAAGCGGCGTCCCGCAAGTATTTTGGCACATCGGTCAAGGGGCTGACCCGTGACCAGGCCGCTAGGCTCGCTGCCGTACTTCCCAACCCGCTTCGCTATCGACCAGATTCGAACAGCAAGTATGTGATTGAAAAAAAACGGCTGGTGCTGCGAAGAATGGCGGCAAGAGGAAGGTAA
- the rmuC gene encoding DNA recombination protein RmuC yields MIETIWLWPLLSFLIGVGLAWGMTSARAKASRVIALNEKERQCAAAEARIEELRHQLTSLQTEQTATLQRWRQCEEERISAETKYQEATDSLQAQHGLLEEAKTTLSDAFRSLAAEALAGNNTGFLILAEEKFKALREENAVDLDRRQTSIEALVKPLTQLLSTYQEETKELESKRLRELSAVGEQLRQVAMAHVTLQSETSKLVNALRSPHVRGRWGEIALRKTAELAGMSPHCDFIEQATVTTTEGRLRPDMVVRLPSKREVVVDSKVPCSAFLESLESTNDHERRRALVRHATHVKQHVHQLASKEYWEQFKAAPEFVVLFIPNDSFLAAAAEQDPSLIESALSKNVVIATPTTFIALLKAIAFGWKQEQITEDAERISTLGQELSERMGVLIDHFSKVGGSLGKAVESYNAAVASFESRVLPSARKFNQLGAGSKKAIDELQSIDHVPRRLTTVRKS; encoded by the coding sequence ATGATCGAAACGATTTGGCTATGGCCACTCTTAAGTTTCCTCATCGGCGTTGGCCTGGCCTGGGGGATGACCAGTGCCCGCGCCAAGGCCTCGCGTGTCATCGCACTCAACGAGAAAGAACGGCAATGCGCCGCCGCGGAAGCCCGGATCGAGGAGCTGCGCCATCAGTTGACTTCTCTGCAAACGGAACAGACCGCGACCCTCCAACGATGGCGACAGTGCGAAGAAGAGCGAATCTCCGCAGAAACCAAATACCAAGAAGCCACCGACAGTCTGCAGGCACAGCACGGTCTTCTCGAAGAGGCCAAGACTACCTTATCCGATGCCTTTCGTTCCCTCGCCGCAGAAGCGCTGGCTGGGAATAACACAGGATTCTTGATATTGGCGGAGGAAAAATTTAAAGCCTTACGAGAAGAAAACGCTGTCGACCTTGATCGACGCCAGACTTCGATTGAAGCATTGGTGAAGCCGCTCACCCAGCTCTTGTCCACATATCAGGAGGAAACCAAAGAACTCGAGAGTAAGAGACTGCGGGAACTCAGCGCAGTCGGGGAACAATTACGTCAAGTCGCCATGGCCCACGTGACCTTACAATCCGAAACATCCAAGCTGGTCAATGCTCTCCGCTCTCCACACGTTAGAGGACGATGGGGAGAAATCGCGCTTCGAAAGACCGCGGAACTCGCTGGCATGTCACCTCACTGTGACTTTATCGAACAAGCAACGGTCACGACGACGGAAGGACGGTTACGCCCTGATATGGTCGTCAGACTTCCCTCCAAGCGAGAAGTCGTCGTCGATTCAAAGGTGCCATGTAGTGCGTTCCTGGAATCTCTCGAGTCTACGAACGATCACGAACGTCGTCGCGCCCTGGTCCGCCACGCCACGCACGTGAAGCAACATGTTCATCAACTCGCATCCAAGGAATACTGGGAGCAATTCAAAGCCGCTCCAGAATTCGTCGTCCTATTTATCCCCAACGATTCTTTCCTGGCCGCTGCGGCGGAACAGGACCCTTCGTTGATCGAATCGGCCCTGAGCAAAAATGTCGTCATCGCGACCCCCACGACCTTTATCGCCTTACTGAAAGCTATCGCATTCGGATGGAAGCAGGAACAGATCACAGAAGACGCTGAACGGATTAGTACCTTGGGGCAGGAACTTTCGGAACGGATGGGAGTCCTGATCGACCACTTCAGCAAAGTTGGAGGATCACTGGGCAAGGCCGTGGAATCATATAACGCCGCTGTCGCCTCTTTTGAAAGTCGCGTGCTCCCATCCGCCAGAAAATTCAACCAATTAGGGGCAGGTAGCAAAAAAGCCATTGATGAACTTCAGTCTATCGACCATGTTCCCCGCCGCCTGACGACGGTCAGAAAAAGCTAA
- a CDS encoding zinc-dependent alcohol dehydrogenase family protein, translating to MKAMVLTQQQAITNHPLALADLPDPHPGPGQVRIKVHVCGVCRTDLHIVEGDLPPSTRPVIPGHETIGIVDQVGPGVKRIKEGDRVGIAWLQDTCRQCEFCLSGRENLCRYSVFSGYHVQGGYAEYALVSEHFAYPVPPIFSDQEAAPLLCAGIIGYRALRRSHVQPGQRLGLYGFGASAHITIQIARHWGCSVYVCSFRKEHRDLARQLGAVWVGTASEGPPDKLHGAIMFAPAGELVPPALQALEKGGTLALAGIHMSPIPPLDYTGELFDERTLQSVTSNTKQDGIELLSEAATIPIRTHTKCFPLESANQALQELKMGTIQGAGVLTLS from the coding sequence ATGAAAGCCATGGTCCTCACGCAACAGCAAGCGATCACGAACCACCCTCTTGCCTTAGCCGACCTTCCCGATCCTCATCCTGGGCCAGGACAGGTCCGGATAAAAGTTCATGTCTGTGGAGTCTGCCGGACGGACCTTCATATTGTCGAGGGTGACCTCCCGCCTTCAACTCGTCCGGTCATTCCGGGACATGAAACGATCGGCATCGTTGATCAGGTGGGACCAGGAGTCAAACGGATTAAAGAAGGTGATCGCGTAGGGATCGCATGGCTTCAAGACACCTGTCGACAATGTGAGTTTTGCCTGAGCGGTCGTGAAAATCTCTGCCGATACTCTGTGTTTAGCGGCTATCATGTACAAGGCGGCTATGCCGAATATGCGTTAGTCTCGGAACATTTCGCCTATCCTGTCCCACCGATCTTCAGCGACCAGGAAGCGGCGCCTTTATTGTGCGCGGGGATCATCGGGTATCGCGCCTTGCGGCGTAGTCATGTTCAACCAGGACAACGACTCGGGCTCTATGGATTCGGGGCTTCCGCACATATCACGATTCAAATCGCCCGGCATTGGGGATGCTCCGTATATGTCTGCTCATTCAGAAAAGAACACCGTGATCTTGCGAGACAATTAGGAGCCGTGTGGGTAGGCACCGCGTCAGAAGGTCCACCAGACAAATTGCATGGGGCTATCATGTTCGCACCGGCCGGAGAACTCGTTCCCCCAGCCCTTCAGGCGCTGGAAAAGGGAGGCACATTGGCCTTGGCCGGTATTCACATGAGTCCGATCCCACCACTCGATTATACCGGAGAGTTATTCGATGAGCGGACCCTTCAAAGCGTTACTTCGAACACCAAGCAGGACGGCATAGAACTCTTGAGCGAGGCCGCGACTATTCCCATTCGCACACACACAAAATGTTTTCCATTGGAGTCAGCGAATCAGGCGCTCCAAGAATTGAAGATGGGAACGATCCAAGGCGCTGGCGTCTTGACCCTCTCCTAA
- a CDS encoding phage terminase large subunit family protein — MINDIQSLPANHIPCPRCEGLMVPESCFNLHYDAGEMEILTWRCLQCGELIDPVILQNRENPHLVTGQKKPRPVLPSAQRTSRKKRPCIAKSQHGVKENITL; from the coding sequence ATGATAAACGATATTCAATCTCTACCGGCAAACCACATCCCCTGCCCTCGATGTGAAGGACTGATGGTTCCGGAATCTTGCTTCAACCTGCATTATGACGCTGGCGAAATGGAAATTCTCACGTGGCGATGTCTGCAATGTGGAGAATTGATCGATCCCGTGATTCTTCAAAATCGGGAAAATCCTCATCTTGTCACCGGACAGAAAAAGCCACGACCCGTTCTTCCCAGCGCCCAAAGGACATCAAGGAAAAAACGGCCCTGCATTGCAAAGAGCCAGCATGGCGTGAAAGAAAACATCACACTCTAA
- a CDS encoding response regulator has product MTYRILIVEDNADIRWVLSDLLESHGYQCEKAPNAITALTMIQAERFDLILTDYYMPRMNGIEFLKQLSTPTEQTTPPVIMITAWPEPDLDKKARQVGARAVLPKPVNADILLLTIAQTIQET; this is encoded by the coding sequence ATGACATACCGCATCCTAATTGTTGAAGATAATGCTGATATCCGATGGGTATTGTCCGACTTACTGGAATCGCACGGGTATCAGTGCGAAAAGGCTCCCAATGCGATCACGGCGTTAACGATGATTCAGGCGGAAAGATTTGACTTGATTCTGACTGACTACTACATGCCCAGGATGAACGGCATTGAATTTTTGAAACAACTTTCAACGCCCACTGAGCAAACAACGCCTCCGGTTATTATGATCACAGCCTGGCCAGAGCCTGATCTGGACAAGAAAGCCCGACAAGTTGGAGCGCGTGCTGTTCTACCAAAGCCCGTAAATGCTGACATCTTGCTCCTCACGATCGCACAGACCATTCAAGAGACATGA
- a CDS encoding PDZ domain-containing protein — MTLSDSRVLFSLIATMFLILLLFSPKAQATQVSPSSTTMSQDEAQQLGEEFGLIVGEVDEELREYLGLQKAEGVVVFEVIGGKPADLAGIKAKSIIKEIDSREIKNLHDFGTALKLALVTQNFSLVTYEPAKHTDQGITGGIQFHFVRSPKT; from the coding sequence ATGACATTGAGTGACTCAAGAGTTCTGTTTTCTCTAATCGCAACCATGTTTCTCATCCTTCTCCTATTCTCGCCAAAAGCCCAAGCCACACAAGTTTCTCCAAGCTCTACGACGATGAGTCAAGATGAGGCCCAGCAACTGGGTGAGGAATTTGGTCTGATTGTCGGAGAAGTTGACGAAGAGCTTCGAGAGTATCTTGGCCTTCAGAAAGCCGAGGGTGTCGTCGTCTTTGAAGTCATCGGCGGAAAACCTGCCGACTTGGCAGGTATTAAAGCCAAATCAATCATCAAGGAAATTGACTCTCGAGAAATCAAAAACCTCCATGATTTTGGGACGGCGTTAAAACTCGCATTGGTCACACAAAATTTCAGCCTTGTGACCTATGAACCCGCGAAACACACCGATCAAGGTATCACAGGCGGCATTCAGTTTCATTTCGTCAGAAGCCCCAAAACCTAA
- a CDS encoding metallophosphoesterase, producing the protein MESQELSHIFDRIGKTHASRRLELQTIHSAIRSSPTGLHVSFENFDRLGPLLKVLLKISGLWSRAVGNSLDYEIAENTVHLARLPESFQGFRILHLSDLHLEGIMDQGQSLQQTIRQLDYDLCVITGDFRLLTYGDHEQTLRCLSPLVKSIQCPHGIIGILGNHDFLEMVPGLENLGIRMLLNEAMPVQRRNESIWIVGVDDAHWYEVADLPKALHSVPHNGQVVRILLAHSPELILEAVNAGLDLYLCGHSHGGQICLPGGHPIIVNSRCERTFSRGSWEYHQMQGYTSRGVGTSLLPVRLSCRPEIVIHTLV; encoded by the coding sequence ATGGAATCCCAAGAACTCTCTCACATTTTTGATCGTATCGGAAAAACCCATGCGAGCAGACGACTTGAGCTTCAAACCATTCATTCAGCCATCCGATCAAGCCCCACCGGTCTGCACGTCAGTTTTGAAAATTTTGACCGCCTTGGACCTCTCCTGAAAGTCCTGCTGAAAATATCTGGTCTATGGTCCCGGGCGGTTGGTAACTCACTGGACTACGAAATCGCCGAAAATACGGTCCATCTCGCACGACTCCCAGAGTCGTTTCAAGGTTTTCGAATTCTCCACCTTTCAGACCTTCATCTTGAAGGAATCATGGACCAGGGCCAATCCCTTCAGCAAACGATCCGTCAGCTCGACTATGATCTATGCGTGATAACCGGAGACTTCCGGCTCTTAACCTACGGAGATCATGAACAGACGCTTCGTTGTCTATCTCCACTCGTCAAAAGTATTCAATGCCCACACGGCATCATCGGTATTCTCGGCAATCACGACTTTCTCGAAATGGTTCCCGGCCTGGAAAACCTGGGGATTCGCATGCTCCTCAATGAAGCCATGCCTGTTCAACGCCGGAATGAGAGTATCTGGATAGTGGGAGTCGATGACGCCCACTGGTATGAAGTCGCCGACCTTCCCAAAGCGCTGCATTCCGTCCCGCACAACGGGCAGGTAGTTCGAATTCTTCTCGCGCATTCGCCGGAACTTATTCTTGAAGCCGTCAACGCGGGGCTTGATTTATACCTGTGCGGTCACTCTCATGGGGGGCAAATTTGTTTACCGGGAGGGCATCCCATCATCGTCAATAGCCGGTGCGAGCGGACATTCAGCAGGGGGTCATGGGAGTATCACCAGATGCAAGGCTATACCTCGCGCGGAGTGGGCACATCACTCCTTCCCGTTCGGTTGTCTTGTCGTCCTGAAATCGTCATCCATACACTTGTGTAG